A window of the candidate division KSB1 bacterium genome harbors these coding sequences:
- the rhaI gene encoding L-rhamnose isomerase → MSSQFDEQFYRLLSQLLYDRGVDVPAVEAQAMSICIETPSWGYGDSGTRFKVFRQPGVPRTIFEKLQDAAQVHRLTGIAPRVAIHIPWDKVDDYAGLSAYARSLGVAIGAVNPNLFEDDDYKFGSVTNVSPAIRRKAVAHMKECIEIAQEVGSDLFTPWLADGTNYPGQGDFRQRKHWIEECLREVYEAMPESMTMAIEYKFFEPAFYHTDLADWGMVYALATKLGPRAKVLVDLGHHPLGTNIEHIVAVLLDEGRLGGFHFNSKKYADDDMTVGSHAPYELFLIFNELVKAQLDPDRPQTVAYMIDQSHAIKPKVEAMVQSVLQVQETYCKALLVDREALAAAQLKYEVVAAEMILREAFATDVRPLLAHARIERGLPPDPLQAYRESGYLERVVRERTRH, encoded by the coding sequence ATGTCAAGCCAGTTCGATGAGCAGTTCTACCGCCTCCTCAGCCAACTGTTGTACGACCGCGGAGTGGATGTGCCTGCGGTAGAGGCTCAGGCGATGTCCATCTGCATCGAGACGCCTTCGTGGGGGTATGGGGACAGCGGTACGCGCTTCAAGGTCTTTCGTCAGCCGGGGGTGCCGCGCACCATTTTTGAGAAGCTTCAGGACGCTGCCCAGGTGCACCGCCTCACCGGCATCGCGCCACGCGTAGCCATCCACATCCCGTGGGACAAAGTGGACGACTATGCCGGGCTCAGTGCTTATGCCCGCTCTTTGGGTGTGGCCATCGGCGCCGTCAACCCGAACCTGTTTGAGGACGATGACTACAAGTTCGGCAGCGTCACCAACGTATCGCCTGCCATCCGGCGAAAGGCCGTGGCGCACATGAAAGAGTGTATCGAGATTGCTCAGGAGGTGGGCTCCGATCTCTTCACCCCCTGGCTCGCCGACGGCACAAACTACCCAGGACAGGGCGATTTTCGACAGCGTAAGCATTGGATAGAGGAGTGCCTGCGAGAGGTCTACGAGGCCATGCCAGAGTCGATGACCATGGCCATCGAGTACAAGTTCTTTGAGCCGGCGTTCTACCACACCGACCTTGCGGACTGGGGCATGGTCTACGCCCTGGCGACCAAGTTGGGGCCGCGCGCCAAGGTGCTGGTCGACCTGGGGCATCATCCCTTGGGCACGAACATCGAGCACATCGTGGCGGTCTTGCTTGACGAGGGCAGGTTGGGAGGCTTCCACTTCAATAGCAAGAAGTACGCCGACGACGACATGACGGTGGGTTCGCACGCCCCCTATGAGCTGTTCTTGATCTTCAATGAACTGGTCAAGGCGCAATTGGACCCCGACCGCCCGCAGACGGTGGCCTACATGATCGACCAGAGTCACGCCATCAAGCCCAAAGTCGAGGCGATGGTGCAGTCGGTACTGCAAGTGCAGGAAACCTATTGCAAGGCGCTGCTGGTGGACAGGGAGGCGTTGGCGGCCGCGCAACTCAAGTATGAGGTGGTCGCTGCCGAAATGATACTCAGAGAGGCCTTTGCGACCGACGTTCGCCCACTATTAGCGCATGCGCGGATAGAACGAGGCCTGCCGCCGGACCCACTGCAGGCGTACAGGGAGAGCGGTTACTTGGAACGCGTCGTGCGCGAGCGCACTCGACATTGA
- a CDS encoding creatininase family protein: MRNDAQRVGRTPRKAPENNSAASCPPVCLEELSAADFGTALKLSARTCVVACGVLEKHGLHLPLGTDVLNAREIALRAAAEEYVVVFPPFYFGQIFEAKHQPGTIAYSERLIWAVLQETCDELARNGFLKIVLLNGHGGNNAFLKFFCQAQLTRERDYAVYLFLPAGPPERQESVSEKRRTEFDFHAGEVETSMLMAHRPELVHLQQASASQGKDLQRLKTLLDTFTGIWWYARFPDHYAGDARPACAELGELVLAEYVRQFVGMLRAVKADRLTLKLQKEFFAKARRPEAGK; encoded by the coding sequence ATGCGAAACGATGCGCAACGGGTGGGCCGCACACCCCGGAAGGCCCCTGAAAACAACTCAGCAGCCAGTTGCCCTCCAGTTTGCCTTGAGGAACTCAGCGCGGCCGACTTCGGCACCGCCCTGAAGCTCTCCGCGCGCACCTGCGTAGTGGCCTGCGGCGTGCTGGAAAAGCACGGCTTGCACCTCCCCCTCGGCACGGACGTCCTCAACGCCCGGGAGATCGCGCTGCGGGCCGCGGCAGAGGAGTACGTGGTCGTCTTCCCGCCTTTCTACTTCGGCCAGATATTCGAGGCGAAACATCAGCCTGGCACCATTGCCTATAGCGAGCGCCTCATCTGGGCTGTGCTACAAGAGACCTGTGATGAGTTGGCGCGCAACGGCTTCCTGAAAATCGTTCTCCTCAATGGACACGGGGGCAACAACGCCTTCCTAAAGTTCTTCTGCCAGGCGCAGCTGACTCGGGAACGAGACTATGCGGTCTATCTCTTTCTGCCCGCGGGTCCTCCAGAGCGGCAAGAGTCTGTTTCCGAGAAGCGCCGGACCGAATTCGACTTCCATGCAGGCGAGGTGGAGACCTCGATGCTCATGGCGCATCGTCCCGAGTTGGTGCACCTGCAGCAGGCGAGCGCCAGCCAGGGCAAGGACCTGCAACGGCTCAAAACTCTTCTGGACACCTTCACAGGCATCTGGTGGTACGCCCGCTTCCCGGATCACTATGCAGGCGACGCGCGGCCAGCGTGTGCAGAGCTCGGTGAGCTCGTCTTAGCAGAGTACGTGCGGCAGTTTGTGGGCATGCTCAGGGCCGTCAAGGCCGATCGGCTGACGCTGAAGCTGCAAAAGGAGTTTTTCGCGAAAGCCAGGCGTCCCGAGGCGGGCAAATAG
- a CDS encoding sugar kinase, protein MNLKLRPREECEFDLLSLGEVMLRLDPGEGRIHTTRWFRVWEGGGEYNVARGLRRCFGMRTAVATAFADNAVGRLIEDLILQGGVDTSLIKWVPYDGVGRTVRNGLNFTERGFGVRGAVGVSDRGNTAASQLKKGDFDWEEIFGRRGVRWFHTGGIFAALSETTPEVIQEAMAAARKHSTIISYDLNYRPSLWKAIGGKERAQQVNRSLAPYVDVMIGNEEDFTAALGFEVEGVDKEYSALEVSSFKRMIERVVKEYPSFKVVATTLRAVKTATINDWGAICWADGSFYEATPRPSLEILDRVGGGDSFASGLIYGLMTTGDPQKAVEYGAAHGALAMTTPGDTSMATLKEVEKLMAGGSARVDR, encoded by the coding sequence TTGAACCTGAAACTGCGACCGAGGGAAGAGTGCGAATTCGACTTGCTTTCTTTGGGGGAGGTGATGCTGCGCCTTGATCCTGGCGAGGGGCGCATCCACACGACGCGCTGGTTCCGCGTCTGGGAAGGCGGCGGTGAGTACAACGTGGCGCGGGGGCTGCGCCGCTGCTTCGGCATGCGTACCGCGGTCGCTACGGCTTTTGCCGACAACGCGGTTGGACGCCTCATCGAGGACTTGATCCTGCAAGGCGGAGTGGACACCTCCCTTATCAAATGGGTGCCCTACGACGGCGTCGGGCGCACCGTGCGCAACGGTCTGAATTTCACCGAGAGGGGCTTTGGCGTGCGCGGGGCGGTAGGCGTCTCTGACCGCGGCAACACCGCAGCTTCCCAGCTCAAGAAGGGCGATTTCGACTGGGAGGAGATCTTCGGCAGGCGAGGGGTGCGCTGGTTTCATACCGGGGGCATATTTGCCGCGCTGTCGGAGACTACGCCGGAGGTGATCCAGGAGGCGATGGCCGCCGCGCGCAAGCACAGCACCATTATCTCCTACGACCTGAACTACCGTCCTTCGCTCTGGAAGGCAATTGGCGGGAAGGAGAGGGCGCAGCAGGTGAACAGAAGCCTGGCCCCTTATGTGGACGTGATGATCGGCAACGAGGAGGACTTTACCGCAGCCTTAGGTTTCGAAGTGGAGGGGGTGGACAAAGAGTACTCGGCCCTGGAGGTGAGCAGCTTCAAGCGCATGATCGAGCGCGTGGTCAAGGAGTACCCCAGCTTCAAGGTGGTGGCAACTACCTTGCGGGCAGTGAAGACGGCCACCATCAATGACTGGGGCGCCATCTGCTGGGCTGACGGGAGCTTCTACGAGGCAACACCGCGCCCGAGCCTGGAGATATTGGACCGGGTGGGTGGCGGAGATAGCTTTGCCTCTGGCCTGATCTATGGCCTCATGACCACCGGGGACCCGCAGAAGGCGGTGGAGTACGGCGCAGCGCACGGGGCTCTGGCCATGACCACGCCTGGCGACACTTCAATGGCGACACTCAAAGAGGTGGAGAAGCTCATGGCGGGCGGCAGCGCCCGGGTGGACCGATAG
- a CDS encoding GH1 family beta-glucosidase encodes MAAFPTSFVWGAAAASYQIEGAAWDDGKGPSVWDLFCRQPGKVWQGNTGDVACDHYHRYQEDVQLMKELGLQAYRFSISWPRVLPEGVGAVNERGMSFYDRLVDTLLAHNIQPWVTLFHWDYPHALFRRGGWLHSDSSEWFAAYVQLVVDQLSDRVGWWITQNEPQCYIGLGHLTGEHAPGLQLGFADVLQAAHNSLLAHGKAVQVIRSRARRKPSVGAALVGVVKIPATERAEDVAAARSATFAITERSCGNNTWFADPMLWGRYPEDGLELFADSLPQIGPADMGTIGQPLDFFGVNIYFGEVVRAGKEGRWQPVPLPTGPALTTMEWPVTPEALYWGPKFFYERYGLPIAVTENGMANCDWVASDGRVHDPQRIDFLRRYLKAYGRAIADGVPGIAYFVWSILDNFEWAHGYKQRFGLVYVDYQTQARIVKDSGLWYREVIASGGGNIG; translated from the coding sequence ATGGCAGCCTTTCCGACGAGCTTTGTGTGGGGAGCAGCAGCGGCCAGCTACCAGATAGAAGGAGCCGCCTGGGATGACGGCAAGGGCCCTTCCGTGTGGGATCTGTTCTGCCGCCAACCGGGCAAGGTCTGGCAAGGCAACACGGGCGACGTCGCCTGCGACCACTACCACCGCTACCAGGAAGATGTGCAGTTGATGAAGGAGTTGGGCCTTCAGGCCTACCGTTTTTCCATTTCCTGGCCGCGCGTGCTTCCAGAGGGAGTGGGGGCGGTCAACGAGCGCGGCATGAGCTTCTACGATCGTCTGGTGGACACCTTGTTAGCGCACAACATTCAGCCGTGGGTGACCTTGTTCCACTGGGACTACCCGCACGCGCTTTTTCGCCGCGGCGGATGGTTGCACAGCGACAGCAGCGAGTGGTTCGCCGCCTACGTGCAACTGGTCGTCGACCAGCTGTCTGACCGGGTCGGGTGGTGGATCACGCAGAACGAACCGCAATGCTACATCGGCCTCGGCCATCTCACCGGGGAGCACGCGCCGGGCCTGCAGTTGGGCTTTGCCGATGTCCTCCAGGCTGCGCACAACTCGCTTCTTGCTCATGGCAAGGCCGTGCAGGTCATCCGCAGTCGTGCCAGGCGCAAACCCTCCGTTGGCGCCGCTCTGGTCGGCGTGGTCAAGATTCCCGCCACGGAGCGTGCGGAGGACGTCGCTGCCGCGCGCAGCGCCACTTTCGCGATCACTGAGCGGAGCTGTGGCAACAACACCTGGTTTGCGGACCCTATGCTGTGGGGGAGGTACCCGGAGGATGGGTTGGAGCTCTTCGCCGATTCGCTGCCTCAGATTGGCCCCGCAGACATGGGCACCATCGGTCAGCCGCTGGACTTTTTCGGGGTGAACATCTATTTCGGGGAAGTGGTGCGGGCAGGCAAGGAAGGCCGATGGCAGCCTGTGCCCCTGCCCACCGGACCAGCTTTGACGACCATGGAGTGGCCAGTCACTCCCGAGGCGCTCTACTGGGGACCGAAGTTCTTCTACGAAAGGTACGGGCTGCCCATCGCCGTCACGGAGAATGGGATGGCCAACTGCGATTGGGTAGCCAGCGACGGCCGGGTGCACGACCCCCAGCGGATCGATTTCCTGCGCCGCTACCTCAAGGCCTATGGACGAGCAATTGCCGACGGGGTGCCAGGCATCGCTTATTTTGTCTGGTCCATCCTGGACAACTTTGAATGGGCCCACGGTTATAAGCAGCGTTTCGGGCTGGTGTATGTGGACTACCAGACTCAGGCCCGCATCGTCAAAGACTCCGGGCTCTGGTATCGCGAGGTGATTGCATCCGGTGGAGGGAATATCGGTTAG
- a CDS encoding T9SS type A sorting domain-containing protein, with the protein MVTLSDRPKAAFLAAALALFGFGTGLAQVTQIQALNVLKGITSGTIVASAEPALRFGSMDRIFDGNGLTSAGVQNSSTLSITLLLDSAVTLKASKVFFWMEGEWSLETAAQQQDLTSRSGTYRIPVERRLCHYFAWDSVGCSVEGVRAVRLTGRNTQIDSSYVFVGEWMLYSGQTLVALKIIPEEFRMVPGTTLQLTVKAVDSGGGLMPYPFAAPPAWSSSDPGVAHVGEMGDVHAVALGSAELTAVAGSLTGSARVTVVEDFVSQKVEPMVVPVAVVLQDQIIDKVNKRRIHQLRGWADPLVLVFQLAEEFYQCSDGVVQYQIVEIHDDVQCFSRLDGTFMSLDTLAYYFGPGGRLYGRSTPGTLQYMAEIEDRVKFDYRAMIDYHQFDQKRNEGRIMEVWVYSFPFAGMWESQLVGPGAFWYNSPPMDHPALRRLLPVMGWNYERGIAEAMESYGHRSESALAHAYGRWNPRAEPRNNWEIFTTIDKDRPGQAHVGSIHYPPNGMSDYDFGNHRYVTCYADNWKRYPILLDQSRVLNCSEWGCSHVGYMRWWFSHLPRFVGVTDGILNNWWHYIVDFEGAVEEAARQSSGVAPDGKGSALPGQFFLGQNFPNPFNPRTRIPFSLPRSQRVRLKVYDTLGREVATLVDGTQPAGTHMVVFDGSRLSSGVYFYELTSDQERAVRKSLLLR; encoded by the coding sequence ATGGTTACTCTCTCCGACAGGCCAAAGGCGGCTTTTCTGGCCGCGGCTCTCGCCTTGTTCGGCTTCGGAACAGGGCTGGCTCAGGTCACCCAAATCCAAGCGCTCAATGTGCTGAAAGGGATCACTTCCGGAACCATAGTTGCCTCGGCTGAGCCTGCGCTGAGGTTCGGCTCCATGGACAGAATCTTTGACGGCAACGGCCTCACCAGTGCCGGGGTGCAAAATTCCAGCACGCTGAGCATCACCCTCCTCCTTGACAGCGCGGTGACCCTGAAGGCCAGCAAGGTCTTCTTCTGGATGGAAGGCGAGTGGTCCCTGGAGACTGCGGCGCAGCAACAGGACCTGACCAGTCGCAGCGGCACCTACCGGATCCCCGTGGAACGCCGGCTGTGCCATTACTTTGCCTGGGACTCGGTGGGATGCTCCGTCGAAGGGGTGCGGGCGGTGCGTTTGACCGGCCGCAACACGCAGATCGACAGCAGCTACGTGTTCGTGGGCGAATGGATGCTCTACTCAGGCCAGACCTTGGTTGCCCTCAAGATTATCCCGGAAGAGTTCAGAATGGTGCCGGGCACCACCCTGCAGCTTACCGTCAAGGCCGTGGACAGTGGCGGTGGGTTGATGCCCTACCCGTTTGCAGCCCCGCCGGCGTGGAGCTCGAGTGACCCTGGCGTGGCACATGTCGGCGAAATGGGCGATGTGCATGCCGTGGCCCTGGGAAGCGCCGAGCTCACGGCCGTAGCCGGCTCTCTCACCGGGAGCGCACGGGTGACCGTGGTCGAAGACTTTGTCTCGCAGAAGGTGGAGCCGATGGTCGTGCCGGTGGCAGTGGTGCTGCAAGACCAGATTATCGACAAGGTGAACAAGAGGCGCATCCACCAGCTCCGCGGCTGGGCCGACCCGCTCGTGCTCGTGTTTCAGCTGGCGGAAGAGTTCTACCAATGCAGCGACGGGGTCGTCCAGTATCAGATAGTGGAAATCCATGACGATGTGCAATGCTTTTCCCGTCTGGATGGCACGTTCATGTCCTTGGACACGCTGGCCTACTATTTCGGGCCCGGCGGCAGATTGTACGGCCGCAGCACACCAGGCACGCTGCAGTACATGGCGGAGATCGAAGACCGGGTCAAGTTCGACTACCGGGCGATGATCGACTATCATCAGTTCGACCAAAAGCGGAACGAAGGCCGCATCATGGAGGTCTGGGTCTACAGTTTTCCCTTTGCGGGCATGTGGGAGTCGCAGCTGGTCGGTCCGGGCGCGTTTTGGTACAACTCCCCGCCCATGGACCATCCAGCGCTGCGCCGGCTGCTCCCGGTGATGGGCTGGAACTATGAGCGCGGCATCGCTGAGGCCATGGAAAGCTATGGCCATCGCTCCGAGAGTGCCCTGGCGCACGCCTACGGCCGCTGGAACCCAAGGGCCGAGCCTCGCAACAACTGGGAGATCTTTACCACTATCGACAAGGACAGGCCGGGGCAAGCTCACGTCGGGAGCATCCACTATCCACCCAACGGCATGAGCGACTATGACTTTGGTAACCACCGATACGTGACCTGCTACGCCGACAATTGGAAGCGCTACCCCATTCTCCTGGACCAGAGCCGCGTCCTCAACTGTTCCGAATGGGGGTGCTCGCACGTGGGCTACATGCGCTGGTGGTTCAGTCACTTGCCCAGGTTCGTGGGAGTGACCGATGGAATCCTGAACAACTGGTGGCACTACATTGTGGACTTTGAAGGCGCGGTCGAAGAGGCCGCGCGGCAGAGCTCCGGCGTCGCCCCAGATGGCAAAGGAAGCGCTCTCCCTGGGCAATTCTTCCTCGGACAGAACTTCCCCAACCCGTTCAATCCGCGGACGCGCATACCGTTTTCTCTGCCGCGCAGCCAGAGGGTGCGATTGAAGGTGTACGACACGCTGGGCAGGGAGGTGGCAACGCTCGTGGACGGGACGCAACCCGCTGGCACCCACATGGTGGTCTTCGACGGGTCTCGCCTGTCCTCCGGCGTGTATTTTTACGAACTGACGAGCGACCAGGAGAGGGCGGTGCGCAAGAGCCTCCTGCTGCGCTGA
- a CDS encoding T9SS type A sorting domain-containing protein — protein MTRRLIAVAMIEAVVLAWATLGWPQHELSQLAVTGRDPLFTTYAAPVARSQFVLDEGYQLKFSEPERGVEFTTDNGGTLGLAFRVGGVVHYQVRDLAEEPVIIASYSDLVKLRMRPFPEIEVEVFFQVYSSRIAIEELAITNSGAAAQVVDAYAFLHHPQGLRAPAMREDARSFVCSHEEPPDWWTLAHGVPYCRNVTDILVLDAPAQAYGGYASLGEPPGPPLARSARGGNYCVEWGTVHHADGSLCTHQPPLVQQLITRADSQGEILTEDAPKWGDPDPNIPGNGFQGCELGNFLRPPLRVGDSVIVVFTCNATGEQGAAGAAVGELPAPSGVRIDLRLAPTSLPPAPRDVHVHFAANHEAAVVSWVPEPGCRYTLYRRTSGTPGRYDLIAQELTDPGYLDLALDPDSSYRYVLVGRDQHGTWGWRSAEVGRPAVTSFFADVNNPRLSGLIGEECRVVAVQRSMSLQPGETKSIRLIRGVIEEGGNVDSLAMVCQALMAYDMEEALREDEAAYARIPRLAWPSRDHRLMYWSAFSMMRQCMMPPEGECSFNYYLFSREPTWGWGHGGQVFHESLAMLAYAYMDPVGAQNSQRLYAERMNSRSEWPDGYIPYRVGPYLNELLYWANEYSSSAPWFNWETWQIFQVTHDTSFVRDMYDYGVRFHNFWLRERDDDRDGLCEWGGDAFLESVRDYNVIWDLLGGYSDPHNANKVEALDLNCELVMEEKALASMAALLGKQEESAHWERLAQARADAINALMWDPETRFYYHVDKHTHTFTYRSANDLRRKELIGFLPLWAGVANQAQARYLLAQLRNPDTFGRPYGVPLLAHSDPYDGYDAHSVYPEWNFLVFRGLLAYGFYDEARELAERLFAGVIATLRDYHDFYESYSCDAPRPSDSWLHTYIWTGVVARMLLDLDEVGMRVEEEVAPHSAPPVAVAVFPNPFNSQATFVFPTKQDGEARLSVYDLAGREVARLVDQHLPAGLHRAEWDGTALGRPVASGLYLYVLKADKRTWQGKIVLVR, from the coding sequence ATGACCCGGCGGCTTATTGCGGTTGCTATGATAGAGGCGGTCGTTCTTGCCTGGGCGACCTTGGGGTGGCCGCAACACGAACTCTCGCAATTGGCTGTGACGGGCCGCGACCCTCTGTTCACCACCTATGCGGCGCCTGTGGCGCGCTCTCAGTTCGTCTTGGACGAAGGGTATCAGCTCAAGTTTTCGGAGCCGGAGCGCGGGGTGGAGTTCACCACCGACAATGGGGGCACCCTTGGTCTTGCCTTCAGAGTGGGGGGCGTAGTGCACTACCAGGTGCGCGACCTGGCGGAGGAGCCCGTGATTATAGCCTCGTATAGCGACTTGGTGAAGCTGCGCATGCGACCGTTTCCGGAAATCGAGGTGGAGGTCTTCTTTCAGGTCTACAGCTCACGGATTGCCATCGAAGAACTGGCAATCACCAACTCGGGCGCAGCCGCACAGGTCGTGGACGCCTACGCGTTTCTCCATCACCCCCAAGGGCTTCGGGCGCCGGCGATGAGGGAGGATGCGCGCAGCTTCGTCTGCTCCCATGAGGAGCCTCCAGACTGGTGGACCCTTGCGCATGGGGTTCCTTATTGCCGCAACGTAACCGATATTCTTGTTCTGGATGCACCGGCCCAGGCGTATGGCGGCTATGCGAGCCTGGGCGAGCCGCCTGGGCCGCCCCTGGCGCGTAGTGCGCGCGGTGGCAATTACTGCGTGGAGTGGGGCACGGTGCACCACGCGGACGGCTCCCTGTGCACGCACCAGCCACCCTTGGTGCAACAGCTGATCACGCGCGCGGACAGCCAGGGCGAGATTCTCACCGAAGATGCACCAAAGTGGGGCGATCCAGACCCGAACATTCCGGGGAATGGTTTCCAGGGCTGCGAGCTGGGCAACTTTCTTCGCCCGCCGCTCAGGGTCGGCGATTCGGTCATCGTGGTCTTTACGTGCAACGCCACGGGGGAACAGGGCGCAGCAGGGGCAGCCGTGGGGGAACTGCCTGCGCCATCGGGCGTGCGGATTGACCTCAGGCTCGCGCCCACCTCGCTGCCACCTGCACCCCGCGACGTGCATGTCCACTTTGCCGCTAACCACGAGGCGGCAGTGGTGAGCTGGGTGCCAGAGCCTGGTTGCCGCTACACCCTCTACCGGAGGACCTCCGGCACGCCAGGGCGCTACGACTTGATTGCCCAGGAGCTCACCGACCCTGGCTACCTCGACTTGGCGCTCGACCCGGACAGCAGCTACCGGTACGTGCTTGTCGGCCGCGACCAGCACGGCACCTGGGGATGGCGCTCCGCCGAGGTGGGGCGGCCAGCGGTGACGTCCTTCTTCGCAGATGTCAACAACCCCCGCCTGTCCGGGCTCATCGGCGAGGAGTGCCGCGTCGTGGCGGTGCAGCGCTCTATGTCACTGCAGCCAGGCGAGACCAAGAGCATCCGCCTGATTCGCGGCGTCATCGAGGAGGGAGGCAACGTGGACAGCCTGGCCATGGTCTGCCAGGCTCTCATGGCCTACGACATGGAAGAGGCGCTGCGCGAGGACGAGGCGGCCTATGCGCGCATCCCGCGCCTGGCATGGCCGAGCCGCGACCACCGCCTGATGTACTGGAGCGCCTTCTCGATGATGCGCCAATGCATGATGCCGCCGGAAGGCGAATGTTCCTTCAACTACTATCTTTTCTCGCGAGAACCAACATGGGGATGGGGGCACGGAGGCCAGGTTTTTCACGAAAGCCTGGCGATGCTGGCATACGCCTATATGGACCCGGTGGGCGCCCAGAATTCGCAGCGCCTCTACGCCGAGCGCATGAACAGCCGGAGCGAGTGGCCCGATGGTTACATCCCTTACCGTGTGGGCCCCTATCTCAACGAGCTGCTCTACTGGGCCAACGAGTACTCTTCCTCAGCGCCATGGTTCAACTGGGAGACGTGGCAGATCTTCCAGGTGACGCACGACACCAGTTTTGTCAGGGACATGTACGATTATGGGGTGAGGTTCCACAACTTCTGGCTGCGGGAGCGCGACGACGATCGAGATGGCCTCTGCGAATGGGGCGGCGATGCTTTCTTGGAGTCGGTGAGGGACTACAACGTGATCTGGGACCTGTTGGGCGGCTACTCGGATCCCCACAACGCCAACAAGGTGGAAGCCCTCGACCTCAATTGCGAGCTGGTCATGGAGGAGAAGGCGCTGGCTTCCATGGCGGCTCTCCTAGGAAAGCAGGAAGAAAGCGCGCATTGGGAACGCCTTGCCCAGGCACGGGCCGACGCCATCAACGCGCTCATGTGGGACCCGGAGACGCGGTTCTACTACCACGTCGACAAGCATACCCACACTTTCACCTATCGCTCGGCCAACGATCTGCGCCGCAAGGAGCTCATCGGCTTCCTGCCCCTATGGGCGGGAGTGGCTAACCAGGCCCAGGCGCGCTACCTCTTGGCGCAGCTGCGCAACCCTGATACCTTCGGGCGGCCCTACGGCGTGCCGCTTCTCGCGCACAGTGACCCTTACGACGGCTACGATGCTCATTCGGTGTACCCGGAGTGGAACTTCCTCGTGTTTCGAGGCCTGCTGGCTTACGGCTTCTACGATGAGGCGCGCGAGCTGGCCGAGCGCCTCTTTGCTGGGGTGATCGCGACGCTCCGCGACTATCACGACTTTTACGAGTCCTACTCCTGCGATGCACCCCGTCCCTCGGACTCCTGGCTGCACACGTACATTTGGACTGGGGTGGTGGCGCGCATGCTTCTGGACCTGGACGAGGTGGGCATGCGGGTGGAAGAAGAAGTAGCTCCGCATTCGGCGCCCCCTGTGGCCGTGGCCGTTTTCCCGAATCCTTTCAATTCCCAGGCAACATTTGTCTTCCCGACGAAACAAGACGGCGAGGCGCGGTTGAGCGTCTACGACCTGGCAGGGCGGGAGGTGGCACGCCTGGTTGACCAACACCTGCCTGCCGGCCTCCATCGCGCAGAGTGGGACGGCACTGCGCTGGGGAGGCCTGTCGCTTCCGGCCTTTACTTGTATGTGCTCAAGGCAGATAAGCGCACTTGGCAGGGGAAGATAGTTCTTGTCCGATAG